In Bythopirellula goksoeyrii, a single window of DNA contains:
- a CDS encoding glucoamylase family protein: protein MLLRIFSLELLGNLMRIIQSFCGIASRFFWMGMMLVASTVSGEQDVLRSSDTTKAISQAFSSEDEALLDEIQEGCFRFLWKEVGSPVPLVKDRLTNDRVSSLAGVGFQLSAIPIGVERGWITRQEGHDRALAILQGIIPRTDNKKFGIYLHYVDLNEGGMHQDKGLQVQASTIDHALLQAGAMTAASYFDGEVAGLVDKMVADANWKIYQTQPEGFVSFGWRPDDEGHDLDKPGDFRPWNWHDASAEEQIVTFLAVGTPVADHTVPPEVYYRLHRVLKQHKDMAPYAVSWGGPAFTYFFNHCWIDYRSLRADSPSDFGVDQPSIDWFENSSRAMLTHRQRCIEKSDEFKTMGPNSWGLSPAADVNPDGTMGYIVQSVRPNLEEKDNFCGGTVTPYAAGSAIMFVPELSVKALRHFRNLKDEEGNYVVWREFSKGGYGLLDSFNLDRNEQQGTPDYISIDEGPMLLAIENARTGLVWKLFMQHPSAQLAIERLRLKKLAE, encoded by the coding sequence TTGCTCCTCCGTATATTCTCACTCGAACTCCTGGGGAACCTCATGCGAATTATCCAGTCATTCTGTGGCATAGCCTCGCGATTTTTTTGGATGGGCATGATGCTCGTTGCTTCAACTGTCAGTGGCGAACAAGATGTGTTGCGCTCCTCGGATACCACCAAGGCCATCTCCCAAGCTTTCAGCTCGGAAGATGAAGCCCTGCTTGATGAGATTCAAGAAGGCTGTTTTCGTTTTCTTTGGAAGGAAGTCGGTAGCCCCGTCCCACTCGTAAAGGACCGCCTCACGAACGACCGGGTTTCCAGTCTGGCTGGAGTCGGATTTCAACTCTCAGCGATTCCCATTGGCGTCGAGCGCGGTTGGATTACTCGCCAGGAGGGGCACGATCGGGCGCTGGCGATTTTGCAAGGAATCATTCCTCGCACAGACAACAAAAAATTCGGCATCTATCTGCACTATGTCGACTTAAACGAGGGAGGGATGCATCAAGACAAGGGTCTGCAAGTGCAGGCTAGCACTATCGATCACGCCCTGCTTCAGGCAGGCGCAATGACGGCGGCCAGTTATTTTGATGGGGAAGTCGCCGGTTTGGTAGACAAGATGGTGGCCGATGCGAATTGGAAGATCTACCAGACGCAGCCCGAGGGATTTGTATCCTTCGGTTGGCGACCCGACGACGAGGGGCATGACCTGGATAAGCCCGGCGATTTTCGACCCTGGAATTGGCACGATGCCAGCGCTGAAGAGCAGATTGTAACTTTCCTGGCGGTTGGAACTCCCGTTGCGGATCATACCGTACCTCCTGAAGTTTACTATCGACTGCACCGAGTGCTGAAGCAGCACAAAGACATGGCCCCCTACGCAGTTTCCTGGGGGGGCCCTGCTTTCACCTATTTTTTCAATCATTGCTGGATTGATTACCGCTCGTTGCGAGCAGATAGTCCGAGCGATTTTGGAGTCGATCAGCCCAGCATCGATTGGTTCGAGAATTCAAGCCGTGCGATGCTCACCCATCGGCAGCGTTGTATCGAGAAGTCGGATGAGTTCAAGACGATGGGCCCCAATTCCTGGGGGCTTAGTCCGGCAGCTGACGTGAATCCCGATGGAACCATGGGCTACATCGTGCAGTCGGTGCGACCCAACCTGGAGGAGAAGGATAATTTCTGTGGCGGAACAGTTACCCCTTATGCTGCTGGATCGGCGATCATGTTTGTTCCAGAGCTATCTGTCAAAGCGCTGCGTCATTTCCGTAATTTGAAAGATGAAGAAGGAAACTATGTGGTTTGGCGGGAATTCTCCAAGGGAGGATACGGCTTGCTCGACAGCTTTAATTTGGATCGCAATGAACAGCAAGGAACGCCTGACTACATCAGCATCGACGAAGGGCCCATGCTTTTGGCAATTGAGAACGCCCGCACGGGACTTGTATGGAAATTGTTTATGCAGCATCCGTCCGCACAACTCGCAATCGAACGGCTACGACTGAAGAAACTTGCAGAATGA
- a CDS encoding sulfatase family protein, which translates to MARIFVVSLNLLQLIVLVGFHSVALADERPNILFVFTDDHATKALSAYDDGLIETPNLDRLANEGMKFNRCYVTNSICGPSRACILTGKYSHKNGYYHNDQEFDGTQQTFPKLLQQAGYQTALIGKWHLGRQSKPTGFDYWHILEHQGFYYQPKFITPWGQVQYLGYTTELLTDQTLAWLEHGRDPDRPFLLMMQHKAPHRPWDPAPDRVTDNMNQVYPEPENLFDNYENRASAAAQAEMRIANDKHMSIHGPDIKAWDQPELNDPNNSRARDWFYGKMTHDQLTTWKEAYLQKNEKYYEGKLSGKDLVRWKYQRFLQDYLSCVSSVDDSVGQVLDYLEEAGLAENTVVIYSSDQGFFLGEHGWFDKRFMYEESLRAPLLVRWPGVTEPGSIEERIVSNLDFAETFLDIANVDIPAEMQGASLEPLLRGTPPKDWRDSFYYHYYEGGGHNVSEHYGVTDGRYKLIHFYKLGEWELFDLVADPHEMHSVYGDVEYAEVQAKMLAKLQDLRVELEVTSDDPPTQE; encoded by the coding sequence ATGGCAAGAATCTTCGTTGTTTCACTCAATCTATTGCAATTGATTGTGTTAGTGGGTTTTCATTCGGTTGCTCTTGCGGATGAGCGACCCAACATTCTATTTGTCTTTACCGATGACCACGCAACCAAGGCGCTCTCGGCATACGATGATGGCTTGATCGAGACTCCGAATTTGGATCGACTTGCTAACGAAGGCATGAAGTTTAACCGTTGCTATGTCACCAATTCGATTTGCGGTCCGAGCCGAGCATGTATTCTCACTGGTAAGTACAGCCATAAGAACGGCTACTACCATAATGACCAGGAGTTTGACGGAACCCAGCAGACGTTTCCGAAGCTGTTGCAACAAGCTGGATATCAAACGGCCCTAATCGGCAAATGGCATCTTGGGCGGCAAAGTAAGCCTACGGGATTCGACTACTGGCATATCCTGGAACACCAAGGCTTCTACTACCAACCCAAGTTCATCACTCCTTGGGGTCAAGTGCAGTATTTGGGATACACTACCGAGTTGCTCACGGATCAGACGCTGGCCTGGTTGGAGCATGGCCGAGATCCCGATCGCCCCTTCTTGTTGATGATGCAGCACAAAGCCCCGCATCGACCTTGGGATCCTGCCCCAGATCGAGTTACTGACAACATGAATCAGGTCTACCCAGAACCAGAGAACCTGTTCGATAACTATGAAAACCGTGCATCGGCAGCCGCACAGGCGGAGATGCGTATCGCCAATGACAAGCATATGAGCATTCACGGTCCCGATATCAAGGCGTGGGATCAACCGGAGCTTAACGATCCTAACAACTCCCGAGCCCGCGATTGGTTTTATGGCAAGATGACTCACGACCAACTCACGACTTGGAAGGAAGCGTATCTGCAAAAGAACGAGAAGTACTACGAAGGGAAACTTAGTGGAAAGGACCTCGTGCGTTGGAAATATCAACGGTTTCTCCAGGACTATCTAAGTTGCGTTTCATCGGTCGACGACAGCGTAGGACAAGTGCTCGACTATCTAGAAGAAGCGGGGTTGGCCGAAAACACCGTAGTAATTTATAGTTCGGACCAGGGGTTCTTTTTGGGAGAGCATGGATGGTTCGACAAGCGGTTCATGTATGAAGAGTCTCTGAGAGCGCCACTACTGGTGCGTTGGCCGGGAGTTACTGAGCCCGGCAGCATAGAAGAAAGAATCGTCTCTAATCTCGATTTTGCCGAAACTTTTCTGGACATTGCGAATGTCGATATACCTGCTGAAATGCAAGGGGCGAGCTTGGAGCCCTTGCTCCGTGGTACTCCACCAAAGGATTGGCGTGATTCGTTTTATTATCACTACTACGAAGGAGGCGGCCACAATGTCAGCGAACATTATGGCGTGACGGACGGCCGCTACAAACTCATTCACTTCTACAAGCTCGGTGAGTGGGAGCTTTTCGATTTGGTTGCTGATCCGCACGAGATGCACTCCGTCTATGGCGATGTCGAATACGCCGAAGTGCAAGCGAAGATGCTGGCCAAGCTGCAAGACTTGCGAGTGGAACTCGAAGTCACAAGCGACGATCCTCCGACTCAAGAGTGA
- a CDS encoding LacI family DNA-binding transcriptional regulator encodes MPASIEDVARKANVSISTVSRVLNRRNIVNDKTRKRVEGAILELNYRPNVFARGLMLQQSNILGLVLPDLHGEFYSEIIRGANAKAHDLGYQLMVSSVGGKNDGHAVLSAVSSHGLVDGIVVMVSEIDSKAKKTLSGVTIPFVVLDGQVDRVKHDSVVIDQRHGAEEMMLHLIEDRQAKHIIFVGGTKTNIDTIDRLAAYRDTMSQASLPVDANDIYHLDFSYEKAFELGIEKVKSWASSDAFIFAANDEMAAGIIDAAIEKGISVPEQIRVVGFDDTRIAIMTRPRLTTVHVPMSSMGAQAVELLCQRLKEPERAPVKITLHSNLVIRESCGSSQEASLR; translated from the coding sequence ATGCCTGCTTCGATTGAAGATGTTGCTCGGAAGGCAAACGTATCGATCAGCACCGTTTCTCGGGTACTCAACCGTCGCAATATCGTCAACGACAAGACTCGCAAGCGAGTCGAAGGGGCAATACTAGAACTCAATTACCGGCCCAATGTATTTGCTCGCGGGCTCATGCTTCAGCAGAGCAACATTCTAGGTTTGGTCTTGCCTGATCTTCACGGCGAATTCTACTCGGAAATCATACGAGGTGCGAACGCGAAGGCTCACGATTTAGGTTATCAACTGATGGTTTCATCGGTAGGAGGAAAGAACGATGGCCACGCTGTACTTTCCGCTGTCTCCAGCCATGGCTTAGTTGACGGAATCGTTGTGATGGTCTCAGAGATCGACTCCAAGGCCAAGAAAACTCTCTCAGGAGTCACGATTCCCTTTGTGGTGCTCGATGGCCAGGTTGATCGAGTGAAGCATGATAGTGTCGTAATCGATCAGAGACATGGAGCCGAAGAGATGATGCTGCATTTGATCGAGGATCGACAGGCAAAACACATCATCTTTGTAGGAGGTACCAAAACCAACATCGATACGATTGATCGACTTGCTGCCTATCGTGATACGATGAGTCAGGCCTCCTTACCTGTCGACGCCAATGACATTTATCATCTAGATTTTAGTTACGAAAAAGCTTTCGAGCTTGGCATTGAGAAGGTCAAAAGCTGGGCTTCCTCGGATGCCTTCATTTTTGCAGCCAACGATGAAATGGCGGCGGGCATTATTGATGCCGCTATCGAAAAAGGAATCTCCGTTCCGGAACAAATTCGCGTGGTTGGTTTCGACGACACACGAATCGCCATCATGACCAGGCCAAGGCTTACCACGGTTCACGTCCCAATGTCCAGCATGGGGGCCCAGGCAGTCGAGTTACTCTGCCAGCGATTGAAAGAACCTGAACGTGCTCCAGTGAAGATAACTCTTCACTCGAATCTTGTCATCCGTGAATCCTGCGGATCGAGCCAGGAAGCGTCTCTTCGTTGA
- a CDS encoding MFS transporter, with translation MSSNQRQFIPVEDRVPWNQLIAYGMGGVIPIALFNIAGQLMGLLGNISLGLSAFWLGTIMIIPRLWDAVSDPIIGHLSDNTRTRWGRRRPYILIGTLAVAVSFVAMWWVPRGEWIRTIFVSDTAYNWFQLSFILAGLLVFFTSCTVFEIPHGALGMEMSPDYHERTRLFSAKSFLGNLFAMGTPWLIALAGMDFFRGPGGDVADGMRYVSLLIAAILAPMAWWWFFSLREPAFSAVKEQQKTGFWKSMQTTMSNKTFLSLVVIIFTLAMGFNFVALFNYYITIFYLYGGNEVAAGTLLGWGGTAWAVTGLIAVFPLNWISRRLGKNKTLLIAILLMCTAQITKIVCYNPELPYLVLIPTVLLSAGMLMFFTLGSSMVGDICDEDELRTGTRSEGSYYSVYWWFIKMGTAFASFVTGVLLVFTSFDEQQNVSANSLRGSIEVLNADIEEWEKSTVPPSERLAAVNKHIATVQKDITKLKDHFEKRINDLPSQADNTGQLKLNLEKTAELAAALEAQADELVTNPAELASQTSEMLAVAALLKKQAPLTLFRLRLVEIGLPLLLSIVSIWLTLRYSLTEERCYEIKEELKERRRISG, from the coding sequence ATGTCATCTAACCAGCGGCAATTCATTCCAGTAGAAGATCGCGTCCCCTGGAATCAATTGATTGCCTACGGCATGGGTGGTGTGATCCCGATTGCCCTGTTCAATATCGCTGGGCAGCTCATGGGGCTGCTAGGCAATATCTCGCTGGGGCTCAGTGCGTTTTGGCTCGGTACCATCATGATTATTCCCCGGCTGTGGGACGCGGTCTCGGACCCCATCATTGGGCACCTCTCCGACAACACCCGCACTCGCTGGGGTCGCCGGCGCCCTTACATCCTGATCGGCACACTGGCCGTGGCCGTTAGCTTTGTCGCCATGTGGTGGGTGCCTCGCGGCGAATGGATTCGGACGATTTTTGTAAGTGATACAGCATACAACTGGTTCCAACTCAGCTTCATACTGGCGGGACTTCTAGTTTTCTTCACTTCCTGCACGGTTTTTGAGATTCCACACGGTGCCCTAGGCATGGAAATGTCACCCGACTACCACGAGCGGACGCGCTTGTTCAGCGCTAAAAGCTTCCTGGGGAACTTATTTGCCATGGGCACTCCCTGGCTGATTGCGCTGGCGGGGATGGATTTCTTTCGCGGGCCTGGGGGAGACGTGGCCGATGGCATGCGCTATGTTTCGCTCCTGATCGCCGCCATTCTAGCCCCCATGGCTTGGTGGTGGTTCTTTTCTCTCCGCGAACCAGCGTTCTCGGCTGTCAAAGAACAGCAGAAAACAGGCTTCTGGAAAAGTATGCAAACGACCATGAGCAACAAGACGTTTCTCAGCCTAGTGGTGATCATCTTCACCTTGGCAATGGGATTCAACTTCGTCGCGCTGTTCAACTATTACATCACTATCTTTTATCTCTATGGTGGCAATGAGGTTGCCGCGGGCACTCTACTTGGCTGGGGCGGCACCGCTTGGGCCGTTACCGGACTCATCGCTGTATTTCCGCTGAATTGGATCAGCCGACGGCTGGGAAAAAACAAGACCTTGCTGATCGCAATCTTACTGATGTGCACCGCACAGATTACGAAGATCGTCTGTTACAACCCCGAGCTTCCCTACCTGGTACTCATTCCGACTGTGTTGCTTTCGGCAGGAATGTTGATGTTCTTCACCCTGGGTTCGTCCATGGTGGGTGACATTTGCGATGAGGACGAGTTGCGTACCGGCACGCGGTCAGAGGGAAGCTACTACAGCGTCTATTGGTGGTTCATTAAGATGGGAACTGCGTTTGCCAGTTTTGTCACGGGCGTACTCTTAGTGTTTACTAGTTTCGATGAACAGCAAAATGTTTCAGCAAATTCCCTACGCGGAAGCATAGAAGTCCTCAACGCAGATATCGAAGAGTGGGAAAAATCTACCGTTCCCCCATCGGAACGCCTTGCGGCCGTCAACAAACATATTGCAACCGTTCAAAAAGATATCACCAAGCTCAAGGATCACTTTGAAAAAAGAATCAATGATCTTCCAAGCCAGGCCGACAATACCGGGCAACTCAAACTGAATCTGGAAAAAACTGCTGAACTTGCGGCCGCGCTCGAAGCGCAAGCGGACGAATTAGTTACAAACCCTGCAGAGTTGGCAAGCCAAACCAGTGAAATGCTCGCTGTCGCAGCACTGCTCAAGAAACAGGCCCCGCTGACATTGTTCCGCCTACGACTGGTCGAGATCGGTCTGCCACTGCTGCTGAGCATCGTCTCGATCTGGCTCACTTTGCGCTATTCACTCACAGAAGAACGCTGTTACGAAATCAAGGAAGAGCTAAAAGAACGACGAAGAATAAGTGGCTAG
- a CDS encoding GH1 family beta-glucosidase: MVEQPRVFPADFTWGVATSAYQIEGAADIDGKGPSVWDQFSAEGKVRNGDTGQVACDHHRRYREDCDLMRELGIPNYRLSISWPRILPTGNGDINERGLDFYDALIDALMERQIQPWVTLFHWDYPQALEDQGGWLNPQSPRWFADYVRVVVERLSDRVQHWFTINEPQVFLRYGLVDAINAPGLQLSLEERLLASHHVLLAHGLAVAAIRSVAQKPPQVGWAPVGIAMMPATQSAADVEAANLAMSGTPDNLWSNTWFNDPVFLGSYPEAGLREFGSAVPTTTPQEMETIAAPLDFLGLNIYTGTYVKSTGASAYEELPDPPGAARTAFDWPVCEDSLYWGPRYHWERYKTPIYITENGMANIDWVALDGEVHDPQRIDYLARYLGELHRAICDGVDVRGYFLWSLLDNFEWADGYGKRFGLVHVDFATQQRIAKDSARWYREVIHTNGQIALLASSR; encoded by the coding sequence ATGGTCGAACAGCCTCGCGTATTTCCTGCCGATTTTACCTGGGGAGTCGCCACGTCGGCCTACCAGATCGAAGGAGCCGCCGATATCGATGGCAAAGGACCGAGCGTATGGGATCAGTTCTCTGCCGAGGGAAAGGTGCGTAACGGCGATACAGGCCAAGTCGCATGCGACCATCACCGTCGCTATCGAGAGGATTGCGACCTGATGCGTGAGTTAGGAATCCCCAATTATCGACTTTCTATCTCCTGGCCTCGCATATTGCCCACCGGCAACGGGGATATCAACGAACGGGGACTTGATTTCTATGATGCCCTCATCGACGCCTTGATGGAACGACAAATCCAGCCATGGGTAACCTTGTTTCATTGGGATTATCCTCAGGCGCTCGAAGACCAAGGAGGCTGGCTCAACCCCCAGAGCCCTCGCTGGTTCGCCGACTACGTCCGCGTTGTGGTCGAGCGGCTTTCCGACCGCGTGCAGCATTGGTTCACGATAAACGAACCCCAAGTGTTCTTGCGGTATGGGCTGGTGGATGCCATCAATGCGCCGGGGCTTCAGTTGTCACTTGAGGAGCGGTTGCTGGCCAGCCATCACGTGTTGCTGGCACATGGCTTGGCCGTAGCCGCGATTCGCTCTGTGGCTCAAAAGCCTCCACAGGTGGGCTGGGCTCCAGTGGGGATTGCCATGATGCCCGCCACCCAGAGCGCTGCCGATGTTGAAGCCGCAAACCTGGCCATGAGCGGCACGCCTGACAATCTGTGGAGTAACACTTGGTTTAATGATCCCGTCTTTTTGGGTTCCTACCCCGAAGCGGGCCTTCGCGAATTCGGCTCAGCTGTCCCGACGACCACGCCGCAGGAAATGGAGACGATCGCCGCTCCGCTCGACTTCTTGGGGCTGAATATCTACACGGGCACGTACGTCAAGAGCACCGGCGCTAGTGCGTACGAGGAGTTGCCGGATCCGCCGGGAGCTGCGAGAACTGCGTTTGACTGGCCGGTGTGCGAAGATTCGCTCTACTGGGGCCCCCGCTACCATTGGGAGCGATACAAAACGCCGATTTACATCACAGAGAACGGCATGGCCAACATCGATTGGGTAGCCCTCGATGGGGAAGTCCATGACCCCCAACGGATTGATTATCTCGCCCGGTACCTAGGAGAACTCCACCGTGCGATCTGCGACGGGGTTGATGTGCGCGGCTACTTCCTCTGGTCCTTGTTGGATAATTTCGAATGGGCCGATGGTTACGGGAAACGGTTTGGCTTGGTGCATGTTGATTTTGCGACCCAACAGCGGATCGCCAAAGATTCAGCAAGGTGGTATCGGGAAGTAATCCACACCAATGGGCAGATTGCCTTGTTAGCCTCATCTCGATAG
- a CDS encoding endonuclease/exonuclease/phosphatase family protein, producing the protein MLNLYASLFLLCCLALSTSLAKAEEAVRVMTFNIRYGTAPDGDDCWPHRKNLVLEVISDFEPHLLGLQEALRGQLDEIAVAFPQYVAIGVGREADGNGEYSSILYDRRRFDLLEGETFWLSDTPNKRGSHNWGNELPRICTWARLVDRTTGKILHVLNTHWDHQSQSARVGSGRLIAEYIAKLPPEEPVILMGDFNVGPANEARQPFAVLGLRESYLVLHPEGQNIGTFNGFQGTTSGEKIDAVFVNDRWEVLEADIVRTQRDGRYPSDHFPVTATLEVK; encoded by the coding sequence ATGTTGAATTTATATGCGAGTCTGTTTCTCTTGTGCTGTTTAGCGCTGTCTACGTCTCTAGCGAAAGCAGAAGAGGCCGTGCGGGTGATGACGTTTAATATTCGCTATGGCACGGCACCGGATGGTGATGACTGCTGGCCTCATCGTAAGAATCTTGTACTTGAAGTGATTAGCGATTTTGAGCCACATCTCTTAGGTTTGCAAGAAGCACTGCGCGGGCAACTGGATGAAATCGCTGTAGCGTTTCCTCAGTATGTCGCAATAGGTGTCGGCCGAGAAGCCGATGGGAACGGCGAATACTCTTCAATCTTGTATGACCGCAGGCGGTTTGACCTGCTGGAGGGGGAGACTTTTTGGCTGTCGGATACTCCCAACAAGCGAGGTTCGCACAACTGGGGCAATGAACTTCCCAGAATCTGCACCTGGGCGCGTTTGGTCGATCGTACGACCGGGAAGATACTGCATGTATTGAACACCCATTGGGATCATCAATCTCAATCAGCCCGTGTTGGCAGCGGTCGGTTGATTGCCGAGTACATCGCCAAGCTACCGCCCGAGGAACCGGTCATCTTGATGGGAGACTTCAATGTTGGCCCGGCAAACGAAGCCCGGCAGCCGTTCGCTGTGCTGGGTCTCAGAGAGTCATATCTTGTATTGCACCCTGAGGGTCAAAATATAGGCACCTTCAATGGTTTCCAGGGGACCACCTCGGGCGAGAAAATCGACGCTGTTTTCGTAAACGATCGCTGGGAGGTGTTGGAGGCAGACATCGTTCGTACCCAACGCGATGGTCGCTATCCGTCGGATCATTTCCCCGTCACGGCTACGCTTGAAGTCAAGTGA